TTAACTCTTGCTTAGCTGCTTGGTGAGCATCCCAAATCTTATCATTGTCATCATCAGCAAATGCACTAACAACTCCTGCGTCAGTCCAAGTTCCTCTATGAACTCCATTAGTAATACCTACAATTGGAGCTGCACCATCTACATGGCTCCACATTTCATTAGCAGTTTGCTCATGTAAACTAGCAACAGAGTTAGCATTTCTAGATAATCTTAATCCTGCAGCTGTCATACTAAATGGTGCTCCACCGATAGCTACCATTTGTTCTACAGTTAAGTGTTGGTAAGCTCCCATATATTTTAATAAGTTATGTGGATGAACTTCATTTCCTGCTAATACAGGCGTATGTGTAGTAAATACTACATTCTTTCTAACTTCTCTTAATGCATCATCAAACCACATACTCTCATCTTCCATCTTTTCTCTTAATAACTCAACACCTGCAAATACAGGATGACTATCATTAAAGTGGTATACATCTGGCTCAATACCTAAAGCTCTAAGAGCTCTAACTCCACCAATACTTAATACCATTTCCTGAGCAATTCTGTGCTCATTGAATCCACCATAAAGTCTATCTGTAATCCACTCATCACCAGCATAATTTTCTGGTACATCAGTATCTAACAAGTATAAGTCAGCATTGTCAAAACAGTCTACTTTCCATACTTTAGCATGTACATCTCTTTCTCTAATATTTACTTTTACTTTAACACCAGTATCTTCTAAGAAATCATATCTTTCTGTTTCAAATGGGTAAGCTTTGTAAGGCTTTCCATCCTTAATAATTTGTTCATTATAACCTTGCTTCCAAAGCATCCCAATACCAATTAGATCACGATCTTGATCATAAGCAGCTTTCATGTGATCGCCAGCTAGGATACCTAAACCTCCAGAATAAATTTTAAAATCACTTGTGATTCCATATTCCATACAGAAATATGCAACTTTTGGTTCATTAGACATATTAATCCCCCTCTAGGTTATTTTTATTATATAGCTAGTTAGATTTATTTAAATGCTTCAACAAAAGAAGCTTAAACCAAATAACTTTTTGTTATTTAGTTATAAATAATCTTCTATTATTATAAAGCAATTCAGAAAAATCTATTATAATTAGACAAAAACAGATATCAAGTATAGAATTTTCTAACAATTTAAAGTTTAGAATTACTTTATAATTACAAATTACAAAAAACAAATCCCCGGATTAACTTCGAAGTTAATCCGGGGAGCTCACAAAATGTAACCTTGCCCTCAAATTTTAAATAAATCAAAGACTTTATATGTAATGTAGTACTTTTTCCTCTTACATAACATATTATACCACAATATTATAAAAAATCAAACACAAAAGTATAGTATTTTTATAAAAAGCAATAAATCCTTTTAATAATGAAAAAAAGATAATTATAACTATAAAATCAAAGATAATCAACTTAAATAATAATTCAAAGCTAATATTCAACAAATTATACTAAATAAATTATAATAATTTTAATTGTTCGACATTATTTTTTACTAAATTGCTTAATGTAATTCCAATTAATCTAAGCTTTTTACTTAAATCTAATTTATTAAGAAGTTGATATCCCAAGTCATAGATATCTTCTTCCTCATAAATATAATGATTAATACTTTTACTTCTTGATAACTCCTCAAAGTCTTCATATTTTAACTTTAATACTACAGTCTTTCCTTTTACATTATTCTTAATTGCTCGATCACTTACTTTTTTACTTAAATCTCTTAAATAACCTCTTAGAACTATTTTATCTTTTGTATCACGCTTAAAAGTTATCTCTTTACCAATAGATTTTGGCAAACTAGGTGGACTTACTTTTCTATTATCTACAGCATGAGCTAAATTATACACTTGATATCCTTTTTTACCTAATAATCTGATTAAGAAATTTCTATCTCCTTTAGCAATATCTTTAATCTTATAAAAACCCATCTCTTTTAACTTATCCTCAGTCTTAGGTCCTACCCCCCATAAATAACTGACATCTAAGGGGAAGATTATATCTTTTGCCTTAAAAGGAGATATAATTTTAAATCCATTAGGTTTATTAAAATCTGAAGCTAATTTAGCCAAGAATTTATTATAACTAACACCTACTGAAGCTGTTAACTTTAGTTTACTTTTGATCTTTCTTTTAATTTCTTTAGCAATTTTAATACTATTCTTATCATTAGCACTCACATCTAAATAAGCTTCATCTAAAGCAAGTGGCTCTACTAAATCTGTATACTGATAAAAAATTTCTCTTATCTGTTGTGAAACCTCTTTATATTTCTGATGATTCGGTCTAAGATAAACCCCATGTGGACATAATTGCCTCGCCTTAATAATAGGCATAGCAGAGTGTACGCCATATTTTCTTGCCTCATAAGAAGCTGTACTTACTACCCCTCTCTTACTCTTACCTCCAATAATTACAGCTCTACCTTTTAGCTTGAAATTATCCCGCTGTTCAATAGAAGCATAAAAAGCATCCATATCCACATGTATAATATTAAGTTCCATAATTAACACTCCAGATGTTCAATTTACAATGTACAGTTAAGTTCTTTAATTATAAATTGTTAATTATTAATTATAAATTACTTTTTATCTTTTCCCGTACAATCAAGGTTAAATCATTTCTCTGTTCTTTACTTAAGCTCTCAACATAAATTGGATCTGATAAAATCAGCTCTACTTTATCACCTTTAATCAAACCATTATTTGCTTCCCTTAACTTATAAGAACCTTTAATTGTCACTGGTACTATTGCTACTTCTTCTCTCAAAGCTATCTTTAAACTACCTCTTTTAAAATCTCCTAATTTATTAGAGCAGCTTCTTGTCCCTTCTGGAAAGATAACTAAAGATTGACCAGCATCAAATACTTTTCCTGCATCTTTAAATGCTCTCAAAGTCTGACGAAAGTCATTTCTTTTTATGAAAATACACTTCATATTTTTCATCCAACTACTAACAAAGGGCATATACCTTAATTCCCATTTTGCTATAAAAGCCTTTGGTTTATTAATATAACCTAATAATAAGGGAATATCAAAAGATCCTTGATGATTAGCTACAAATAATACTGGCTCTTCTGGTATCTTATCTTCTCCTTTAACTATAATCTCACTACCTGTAAAATCGACCAGACTTTTAGCCCAGTTTTTGGCTAATTGATTGGTATAATTTTTAACCCTATCATCTTCTCCTTTTAGCTCTAAAAATTTCATCTTAATTAGTGAGCCTAATAATGCAATTTGATATAACCAAAAATAAGTAAACCAACTAATTGTTTTAATCATATGTTTCCCCTTCTTCCCAAATATATAATCTTAATTCTATAGATAATTATAAATTATTTGAGCTTTTAAAGCAAAAATAAGTTGCCTACTTAAAGGCAACTTACAAATCTTTAACTATATTTTCCTTCTAAATATTCTATAATTTTTCTAGAATCATTAACTACAGTTCCATCACTATCTTCTATTACCGGAACTTTAATTTGGCCTGATAATTCTTTAATCTTAGTTCTCTTTGCTTTATCCTTAGGGACTTCAACAGTCTCATAGTCCAATTCCATCTCATCTAATTTATTACGTACCTTAATACAGAAAGGACAAGTTTGAAATTGATATAACTTAATCATTAACATTCCCTCCTTTAAGAATTTTATCTAGCTTATAACTATTACTATTGTTCTGGATAATAGGAATAATTCCTGCTTGGATTTAAAATTAATATCTACTTTATTATATATTATTCCAAATAAAAGTATTCTTAAAACTAAGAGGATAAAATATTATGTGAAGAAATCAAATATATTACCTAACATACTGACATCTGCTTTAAATAGTTCTGTATACTTACACTTAGTACAGGTAACAGTAGTAAATTTCTTATTCTGTATATCAAACATCTTAGATAATCCACTACCAGTAGCTGCAAACTTATCAGTCTCATAATTTCTATTACCACATTTAGGACATTGATAATTATCTATTTCAGACATTATAATACCTCCTTTGCTATTATTATACTAATTATTTCTATTATTTAATAGAGTAAATAGTAATATTTTATAAGTGTAAAGAGAGATTTTTGGGTGATAGGAGTTAGGTGATAGGAGTTAGTAAGGTCTTCCTACCTCCTATTTCCTAAAGACTAACTCCGAAAGTGTCGCTTTATCTTTCTATAATCTAATCAAAATTTATATTCTGATATAGAAAAGGTGCCAAAAGGCACCTTTTTATTAAATGAATAAACTCATATTTGATTCTTCAGCATCACTTAAGAAGCTTGCTACTCCTCCAACTTCTACACCCTCAATTAATTCTTCTTTCTTAATTCCCATTACATCCATAGACATTTGGCAAGCTACTAATCTAACTCCATTTAATTTAGCTTGACCGATTAATGCCTCTAAAGAGTCAACTCCTTTATCATTCATTACCTTTCTAATCATCTTAGGACCCATTCCAAACATATTCATATTAGATAATGGTAACTTTTCACTTCCTTGCGGCATCATCTTGCCAAACATCTTGTCCATCATAGTTTTTTCAACCTTAACATTTTCCTTCTTACGTAAAATATTTAATCCCCAGAAGGTAAAGAATAGTGTAACTTCACTTCCCATTGCTGCTGCTCCATTAGCAATGATAAAGGAAGCAATTGCCCTATCTAACTCTCCACTAAATACTACCATCGTCTTTTTATTCTTATCATTTGTATTAGCAACTGCTGTTCTTCCTTGACCTTTTTGGATACTAGCTGTAAAATTATGACCTTCTTGACCACTATCTAGCAACTTATTTCCTGTACTTTTGCACCATGCTCCAATATCTGCTACAAATCCTGGGTCTGTTGCTACAACCTCTAATACATCACCTTGATCTAACTCTTTCATCTTATTAGCTACCTGCATAATTGGTCCAGGGCATTGTAATCCACAAGCATCAAGGCTCACCCTTTTACCACTTTGATTACTTTCTAATTGCTTTCCCACTATCTGCCCCTCCTCAGGATTAGAAGCCGTTGTCATTTTCTGATAATCAGGAGTATTGCAATCATCTATTACAGCTTCTTTATCATTCTTAATCTCTTTATATAATTTATATCCTCCAGATAGATTCTTAACCTTATTAAATCCATGTTGCATTAAGATTCTAGCTCCAATATAACCTCTCAATCCAACTGCACAATAAATTACAATCTCTTTATTCTTATCTAACTCATCTAATCTATCTCTTAAGCTATTAACTGGAATATTGATAGAACCTTCAATCTTCCCTAACTGAACCTCTACCTCTTCTCTTACATCTAAAATAATAGCATCTTCACTTAAATCTTCAATTTCATGCCAATGAATTACATCAACTTTCCCCTTTAAAATATTACCGGCAGCAAAACCAGCCATATTTACTGGATCTTTAGCAGAACCAAAAGGTGGAGCATAAGCTAATTCTATCTCTTGCAAATCAAAAACTGTCTTCTCAAATCTAATTGTAGTAGCAAGAACATCTATTCGCTTATCTACTCCATCATATCCAACTGCTTGAGCACCTAATATTTTACCTTCATCAGGCGTGAAGATAATCTTAATAGTCATTGGAATTGCACCTGGATAATATCCTGCATGATTCTTGGAATTAGTATAAGATACTTCATAATCAATTCCTGCTTTTTTAAGTTGCTTTTCATTATTTCCAGTAGCAGCTACAGTTAAATCAAAGACCTTAGCAATTGCTGTACCTTGAGTTCCAATAAACTTCTCTTTATTCCCTACTAGATTATTAGCTACAATTCTTCCTTGCTTATTAGCAGGTCCAGCTAAAGGAATATGAGCAGGTTGTTTAGTTACAAAGTCAGTTACCTCAATAGCATCTCCAATAGCATAAATATTTTCATCAGAAGTCTGTAGATAATCATTAACTTTAATAGCTCCTGTCTTACCTAATTCTAATCCTGCTTCTTTAGCTAGCTTAGTACTTGGCTTAACCCCAATAGACATAACCACTAAATCAGTTTCAATCTCTTCTCCACTCTGTAACTCTACAATTGTCTTATTCCCTTCTTCTCTAAAAGCTTTAACTCCGTCAGATAAGTGTAGATTAATTCCCTTACTACGCATATGATTGTGAACCATTGCTGCCATATCAGCATCAATTGGACCTAATACTTGTGGTGCTAATTCTACTACTGATACATCTACACCACGATGGTGTAAATTCTCAGCCATCTCTACTCCAATATATCCAGCTCCAACAACAACAGCACGTTCAGGATTATTATTATCAACAAATCCTTTAATCTTATCAGTATCAGGAATATTTCTTAGTGTAAAGATATTCTTGCCATCAATTCCTGGTAAGGGAGGCTTAATTGGATCTGCACCTGGAGATAATACTAAAGCATCATAACTTTCAGTATATACTTCATTTTTGGTCCAATCCTTTACCTTAACTTCTTTCTTCTCTTTATCAATGTCTAATACTTCATTCATTACTCGTACATCAATATCAAATCTAGCTTCCATTGCTTCTGGAGTCTGTACTAATAATTTATCACGTTCTTTAATCACTTCACCAATATGATAGGGCAGACCACAGTTAGCAAAAGAAATATGCTCTCCTTTTTCAAAGATAATAATCTCTGCCTCTTCATCAACTCTTCTCAATCTAGCTGCTGTACTTGCTCCACCAGCTACACCACCAACAATTAATACTTTTTTACCCATTAATAAAACCCCCTTTAAATTTAAATATCTTTATATTAGAATTTTAGAATATTTATTATTAAATAAAAGCTTAAGTTATCCTTAACTAAAATTTACTTAAGCCTAATTTTCAGATTAAAATAAAGCCTTTATAAGCTTTTTAGCATCTTCATTAATTACATAATAATTAATCTCTACTCCATTTCGCTTTCCTTCTAAAATACCTAAATTTCTTAACTTAGCCAGGTGTTGAGAAAGAGTAGATTGTGGAATTTCCAAGCAATTTTGCATCTTAGAAACATTACAACCTTCATCTTCCATTAAACCCTTTACAATACATAATCTAATTGGATGTGATAAGGCTTTTAATACTTTAGCTTTATTCTTTAATACTTCCATTTCATTTGTGATATTTTCCACTTGAATGCCTCCTTAAACCCAAACTACTATATTTATATATTACGATATAACAAAGTAATTGTCAAGTTTAAAAAGATAAAAATTAATTTTTATCTTTTTGATTATTAATCTAAAATAAAATCTTATTTAATATTCTATCCCCAATAACAAATAATGATTCTTAGCTTCTCTACTAATATAGCTATCTAAATCTAAAATGAAATTTAATTTGGATAAAGAGACAGTAACAAGTGACTAGTGGCAGGAGACAAGTTAAGTTATTTACTGGTTACTAGTTACTGAAGTTTTGCTTTATCACTCTAAAGATAGATTTAAATTTCCTTCTAAAGCTAAATATCTATAACTAAGAAGCAAAACAAATTATAATTAACCCCCTCCCTATAAATAAAAAAAGTTGGAGGAGGTCCTCCAACTTTTTTTATAATTCATACTTTTCATATACAATTTGAGCAAACTCATCAACAGCTTTACTTAATACATCATCTATTAGTTCTTCATCAGAAGGAATAATTACAGAATTACCTTCATAATAAGAATCTTCATATCTAGATTTCTTAGTAACCTTCTTACTTAAAATTATTGAAGCATCAGAGACATCCAAAACTTTGAAGATGATTTGAGTATATGCTTGTTTTTCAACATTATACCTTTTCTTCTCTTGACCTTCCCAATCCTCTACATATTCATAGTCTTTATCACTAGTAACACTTCCACTTAATACCTTACCTAAAACTAAATAGTCTACTCCTAAGATATTACCTAATTCTTTTGCTGTAGATGAATCAATCAACCCACTTGCTCCTAGTTTTTGTTCATCTAGCACTGTATTTAGCTTATCTCTTTCAATTAATTCAATAAACTTAGGCTCTCTTTCTAATAAATAAGCAGAAAATAAACTTGTGGCTCTACTTCCTAAATTATATCTATAGGTTGTATCTTCAAAATCAATTACGGCTATTCGTTTAGTCTTTATTTTCTTTAACTCTTGATATGCTTGATTATATTTCTGCCTAACATCAAGGTAGTTTTTATCATATTCCATTACTTTTTCAAATTCCTTATAAGCCAATTCCCAATTACCTTCCTCTAAGTATCCTGCACCTAAATTATAATGAGCTTTTTTATAATTAGCTTCTGCTTCATATAATAATTTATTAACCTCTGCATTATCCTTAATCTCTTTTGCTTCCTTCAGATTATTAATTGCTAAACCATATTCTTCTTCTTTTAAATACATTTTAGCTTTATTTAGATATGAACTATACTTCTTTTCCCTATGTCCTTTTACTAATTTGTAAACTCCCCAAATACCCAAAACAACTAATGCTCCAATAACACCTTTTTCCGAACTACTAGATCCACCATCAGAATTTGCTGATAAAGCTTTCACACTTTGAGCTTGAGCATAGTCAATTCCTACAAAAGAAACAAATATAAACACAATTAACATAATAGAAATATTTCTTATATACTTCTTAGACATTAAATATCACCTCTAATTAATTATTACTTCCATTCTGGACTATCATAGTCCCTATCTTCTTCAAACAATACACTCTCTATTTTATTTTGAGAGCTAAGAATCTTAATACTTTTAGCCCCATCTTCTTCTACTACAAACAAAATTAATTCTCCCTTGTGATCATAACTTGCATAATCATAAATTTTAGATTTATTATCTAATACCTTCTTTAACCCACTACCATTAGGGTTGATTCTATAAATTGTAGAAATAGAATCGCCTTGATTAGTAAATAAAATTGTTCTTCCATCTGCTGACCAACTAGGATGAGTATCCTTTCCAAAACCTGTATGTAAAACCATCTTTCCTTGACCATCTTGATTCATAATATGAATCTTCTTCTGCCCAGTTGTTTCAGACACATAAAGTAATTTATTATTAGCTGAAGAATAAGAGACTTGACCATCATAATGATTATTATCGGTAATTTTTTTCAGATAAGAGCTTGATAAATTTGTTTGATAAAGCTCATAATCACCATCTCGATCTGATACAAAGATTATTTCATCTTTATTTAGCCAGATGGGATCTTCCTTATTTGATGTAGTATAAGTAATTTGCTGTAAATTTGAACCATCAGCTTTCATAGTATATATGTTACTATGGCCATTTCGGTCTGATAAAAATATTATTTCTTTTCTATCTTCTGACCAATTAGGAGCCCAATCATTACCTTTATCTTGAGTTAATTGAGTTATCTTATCACCATAAATATCACTAAGATAGATATTTTTATGACCATCTTTATCACTGACAAAGATGAATTCTTTTCTTTCTTTAGTATCTAATTTAATATCTACCCTCTTATCTCCTTCTTCTAAACTTAACTCTTGAACATAAGTTCTATAACCTGGTGCAGTAACCTTAATAAGTCTATCCTCCACCTTCAGGTCATCAATCACTGGAATATTCTCTAGGATAAAATATCCATTAGCATTACTTTCTACTAAAAAGTTACCTATTTCAACCTGTACACCAGATAAAGCCTCACCAGTAAACCTATCTTGAACACTTCCTCTAAGATTCATAAATTTATCTTCATTACATCCTACCATCCCCAAAGAAAGTGTTAATAACAACAACAATAGCATAAACCTCCGCAAATTAATCCCCCCCTTTTTATATAGAACATGAAAAAGAATTTAAATTTACTTAGAAACAAATTGACGCTGATTAAAATCTGATTAAGTTCTGACCTTATTTATTAGTTAATAGCTAAAACACCTGCGTAAATCACTCCAAGAGTACTTAATCGAGGAGAAAATAATTCCTCTCACAGTGCTGCTGTCTAATAAATTATTTTGATTTTTAATTCTTAAAATATTATAAAAGTTTAAATTTAAGATATATGATATGAAATCTCTATCGGCTTCTATATACCTCTTAAATAACATAATCATATGACTATTCAAACTTAATTATATCACCCTTTGTTACCTGACTATCAGCTTCTATAATTTCTGCAATTACTGCCCCTTTACTAAGACTAATCACTCTTACTTCCCCCATAGGCATAGTAACTGCTTCTTCTAATTCTTCTACTTCAATCAAACGAAGTAGCTGACCTCTTTGTCCTAAGGCAAAATCTTCACTACTCTCAACCTTAATAATCACCTTATTAGATAATACTTTTACTACTTTTCCCTCTATACTCTTAGATTTTAGTCCCTCAGTTATGTTATTAATAAAGTCATCAGTTGCCTGCTCAATACTCTTTCCTAAAGCAGATTTTTTGAAGGCTTCTGTTCCAAAACTTACTCCCTTCAAGTTAGAAATTTGAATAGATCTATCAGATCCTTCTCCTATACCTTGAAAAGATGATTTAATTTCACCACTACTAGCATCCACTAACCGGCCACTAAGCAGAACTTTTGCTGCTACTCCAGAGCTTTTAAAGGGACCAAAAGATATACTTGCTTTCTCTTTGATTTCCATTTGAGTTAAAGTACCTAAAATTAAAGCATCTACTCCTAATATCCTTCCTAACTCAGCAGCAGTCACTGAATCTATCAATCCACTCTGCCCTAATTTCTGCTCCTTTATTAATTTATTAAGACGAGTTCTTTCTACAACTTTAATACCATCTACTTCAACTAATTTATCTGTGATCATCTGAGTAATCCCTTTTAAAATATGTTCTTTATCTAATCCATTCCAACCAAGATCTCCATTATTAAAAGGCATTACAGCTACTAAATTCTGCTTAGCACTAATAGGGGAAGAATAGACTATGACTAATAAGATTAAAGCTAATAATATGTAACTTTTCTTCATTACCTTCCCTCCTAAAAAGTTCATGTAATAGTCTGTATTAATTTAAGACGATAACAACTTTAGATTGACTAAAAATCCCACTTCGACCCACTTTTTCTAGCAACAATGAATCTTCATTGGATAATATTAAATCAGTCTTATACTCTCCTCTAACACCTTGAGCATTAATAATTAATGGATTATCTCCTATTAAAGAATTGTTCTTTGCATCAATTAAGCTTCTACTATAAGAAACTATACCATTAGTTATGACTTCATCAGTTTTAACCTGATCAATACTATAAACTACCCTTCCATCTTCATTATAGATCTTAGGTGATAAAGCAGGACTTAGATCTGAAGAAGTAGTAATTATCACTCCTGTATAGTCCTCCTCTAACTCAATATCATTATAATTCTCATCAACATCATCTTGAGGCTCTGAAATAATTTGATCTGAGTTATTAGCTGATGATAAATTATTCTTTAAAGTTGGGAAGATAGCCTTTATAATGCCATCCCTTCCATAAAATTGTAATTCTACTACTATCATATAACTTCTATTATCCATCTTCTTTTCTTCGACTATCTGTGCTCCTTTTACTAACCCAGAAACCTTCTTTTTGATAAGATCAGATTTAATTTGAGCATTCTCTACTGTCTGCTCTGAATCAATTCTAACCCCTTTAATAATTTCTAAAAGTCTCCGTTGTGCCATTGTAATAGCTGCTTCTCTTGCCATGATTATTGCTTGTGATTTATTTTTAACATAAGATGGAGCAATTCCAAATCCTGTTGCTCTAACTACTGATTTCTCCCAATCTAAGTATCCATCCTCTTCTTTTTCAAAAATTCCACCACTACTAACATCAGCGTGTACAACAACACTAAATAGAAAAATCAGACATAATAAATAAATAGTAATATTTCGCAACATCATATCACCTCTTTTTAATTTTTAAGCTCTAAACTAAGCTGTCCTTCATTCAAAGTATTAACTTTCAAATTAAAATCTACAGCTTGTTGTAATTCTAAAGCAAAATCTAATACCTCTACTGTATTCAATAACTCTAGATCAAAAAGTACTATTCCTTGGTTATACTCTCTGAAATAGACATTCTCTACTCCTGATAAAAGTGGTAAGTTATTTTTAAGCTGATTTAAATCTTTTAGATCTTGAATCTCTGAAATTTTTAAAGTAATTCTTTTAGGTTCTTGAATTAATTTTTGACTTAACTGCTCTATTATTTTAGAACTTATATTTCTACTTGCTTCTCTTAAAGATTTATTAGCAGCATCTTCTTTATTACTACCTATCCCTTTACCATCACCATTTACTGCTGCCATTACCTCTGCTGTTGATACATTAATAACTTTAGCCTCTATTTGACTATGGTAGGACACTAAACCAGCTAAAGAATTATCCTGCAAATGTCTACTTAAATTAATATAACTGGCCAAAGCGTTAGCAACTACTACTAAATCAGCTTTTAATCGATTCCCAATCTTTGCAGCTAGGAATAAATCACCTGCTAAGATTGCATTCCTTTTATCATAATTAATAACCTCATTAATCTTTCTAGCATCTATTACTTGGTAGCCTGAATTTAAAAGTTGACTTATTAGTTCATTTTCTGCAATTGAATTTGGTAAATTAAGATACTCTTCTTTCTGTGATAATAAAACCATAATTCTAGGATTACCTACCCTCTTAATATTCAGCTTTAAAGCTCTTAAATCCTCAGATAGATTATCAGTCCCAACCTCAACTTCAGCTTCAACATAATAATTATTATCTTTGATGTATTCATCTAAAACTTGGTATTTCTTAATATAACCCTTACTACTTTTTAAAATATTATCATTTATCAATTGATAATTTTTAACTTTAGTTTGAGAATCTATATAAGTTCCTACAACCTTTTCAACTCCCCGCCGCAAAGCATCATCAATAGCAACTTTACGCGCCTTAGCTATATTATCATCCTGTATATAAGATACACCTTTAGCCTTTACTTTCTGCTTGCCTTGGGTCTCGGCTTTTACAAGACTAACATTTAATAGTGTAAACATTAGTAACAATAACACTATGGTTAACTTCTTATTTCTCATGACTTATGACCTCCTAATACCTAGGATTAAAATTATAGTTAGAATTATAGTATAGTTTTCAATAAAATATTCAAAAACCCTCTTTTTTTAATATTTATTACTTTTTTACATCTTATAGTAATTAAAGCATCTATTCATTCAATAAAGTATGATCTTGTCTAATAATATAAATATCAAAGCTTAGAATGAACTTTAAATATTTCGTTATAGAAAGATAAAGAGACAGTTTCGGAGTTAGGCGTTAGGAGTTAGGCGTTAGGAGCTAGGACATAGAAAGATCTTACTAACCCCTATAACCTATAACCTATCACCTATCACCTATCACCTAAAAGTGTCGCATTATACCCATTAAGTTTCATTTTATAATTGTCGGGCTGGATATAAGCTTAATATACTGTAAGTCATAGTTTGAGAACAATTGATCAATTTATCTAACAAAAAAGAGAAAAAGAAGATGAGAAATCCTCATCTCCTTCGAATATTTAATTTAAAATTCTAGTTTTGTAGTTAAAGCAAATTCAACCCCTTGAGACTTGTTAAATAGACCCATTAAATCTGATACCCCTACATCCGTTTTCCAACCCCACAGATATAGACCTAATCCTGCTGACCAGTTAAAGTCTTCTCGTAGTGTTGAGTAATTAATTCCTGTTCTTAGCGGTACTGATTTTAACCAAGTTAATTCAGTTGCTGCAGAGAATTTATGATCTTTATCACCATCATGA
Above is a window of Orenia marismortui DSM 5156 DNA encoding:
- a CDS encoding CsgG/HfaB family protein, whose translation is MSKKYIRNISIMLIVFIFVSFVGIDYAQAQSVKALSANSDGGSSSSEKGVIGALVVLGIWGVYKLVKGHREKKYSSYLNKAKMYLKEEEYGLAINNLKEAKEIKDNAEVNKLLYEAEANYKKAHYNLGAGYLEEGNWELAYKEFEKVMEYDKNYLDVRQKYNQAYQELKKIKTKRIAVIDFEDTTYRYNLGSRATSLFSAYLLEREPKFIELIERDKLNTVLDEQKLGASGLIDSSTAKELGNILGVDYLVLGKVLSGSVTSDKDYEYVEDWEGQEKKRYNVEKQAYTQIIFKVLDVSDASIILSKKVTKKSRYEDSYYEGNSVIIPSDEELIDDVLSKAVDEFAQIVYEKYEL
- a CDS encoding ArsR/SmtB family transcription factor produces the protein MENITNEMEVLKNKAKVLKALSHPIRLCIVKGLMEDEGCNVSKMQNCLEIPQSTLSQHLAKLRNLGILEGKRNGVEINYYVINEDAKKLIKALF
- a CDS encoding DUF5050 domain-containing protein → MRRFMLLLLLLTLSLGMVGCNEDKFMNLRGSVQDRFTGEALSGVQVEIGNFLVESNANGYFILENIPVIDDLKVEDRLIKVTAPGYRTYVQELSLEEGDKRVDIKLDTKERKEFIFVSDKDGHKNIYLSDIYGDKITQLTQDKGNDWAPNWSEDRKEIIFLSDRNGHSNIYTMKADGSNLQQITYTTSNKEDPIWLNKDEIIFVSDRDGDYELYQTNLSSSYLKKITDNNHYDGQVSYSSANNKLLYVSETTGQKKIHIMNQDGQGKMVLHTGFGKDTHPSWSADGRTILFTNQGDSISTIYRINPNGSGLKKVLDNKSKIYDYASYDHKGELILFVVEEDGAKSIKILSSQNKIESVLFEEDRDYDSPEWK
- a CDS encoding CsgG/HfaB family protein, which produces MKKSYILLALILLVIVYSSPISAKQNLVAVMPFNNGDLGWNGLDKEHILKGITQMITDKLVEVDGIKVVERTRLNKLIKEQKLGQSGLIDSVTAAELGRILGVDALILGTLTQMEIKEKASISFGPFKSSGVAAKVLLSGRLVDASSGEIKSSFQGIGEGSDRSIQISNLKGVSFGTEAFKKSALGKSIEQATDDFINNITEGLKSKSIEGKVVKVLSNKVIIKVESSEDFALGQRGQLLRLIEVEELEEAVTMPMGEVRVISLSKGAVIAEIIEADSQVTKGDIIKFE
- a CDS encoding CoA-disulfide reductase — encoded protein: MGKKVLIVGGVAGGASTAARLRRVDEEAEIIIFEKGEHISFANCGLPYHIGEVIKERDKLLVQTPEAMEARFDIDVRVMNEVLDIDKEKKEVKVKDWTKNEVYTESYDALVLSPGADPIKPPLPGIDGKNIFTLRNIPDTDKIKGFVDNNNPERAVVVGAGYIGVEMAENLHHRGVDVSVVELAPQVLGPIDADMAAMVHNHMRSKGINLHLSDGVKAFREEGNKTIVELQSGEEIETDLVVMSIGVKPSTKLAKEAGLELGKTGAIKVNDYLQTSDENIYAIGDAIEVTDFVTKQPAHIPLAGPANKQGRIVANNLVGNKEKFIGTQGTAIAKVFDLTVAATGNNEKQLKKAGIDYEVSYTNSKNHAGYYPGAIPMTIKIIFTPDEGKILGAQAVGYDGVDKRIDVLATTIRFEKTVFDLQEIELAYAPPFGSAKDPVNMAGFAAGNILKGKVDVIHWHEIEDLSEDAIILDVREEVEVQLGKIEGSINIPVNSLRDRLDELDKNKEIVIYCAVGLRGYIGARILMQHGFNKVKNLSGGYKLYKEIKNDKEAVIDDCNTPDYQKMTTASNPEEGQIVGKQLESNQSGKRVSLDACGLQCPGPIMQVANKMKELDQGDVLEVVATDPGFVADIGAWCKSTGNKLLDSGQEGHNFTASIQKGQGRTAVANTNDKNKKTMVVFSGELDRAIASFIIANGAAAMGSEVTLFFTFWGLNILRKKENVKVEKTMMDKMFGKMMPQGSEKLPLSNMNMFGMGPKMIRKVMNDKGVDSLEALIGQAKLNGVRLVACQMSMDVMGIKKEELIEGVEVGGVASFLSDAEESNMSLFI